The Telopea speciosissima isolate NSW1024214 ecotype Mountain lineage chromosome 11, Tspe_v1, whole genome shotgun sequence genome includes the window GGAGGTGAATTGAGTATCATTCGATTTTCAGGGGGTATCACGTAAATTACCCTAAAcaaaaaaaggcgtacccaaTTCACAAGACTCCTGCCACTACAAGGtatggggagggtcataataaaCACAGCCTTACCTCTGCTTCGCGGAGTCACAATGGAGCCACCTTACCAATTTCCAAATGACAAACATTAACACTAAAATTTCTAGGCTACATAACCATCCAGAAACTAAAATTTCAAGCAACTGTCTAGGTGATGATGGATTAAAGTATCCATATACATCAGTATAGCCGGAAGGCAATACTGATACAGTACGGTGGAATTggcaaaaaaaattatcttttctgaaatttcaaCCGATGCTGGACCGACTCAGCCCTATACCAGACTGATATGGACATATCTGTATCGCACCTTCAATACTGATACCTATAACCTCGTACAACCCAGAGCAGCCACCAGGGCCCTCCTCAGATCCTCCCAAGTGATCTTGACAGTAATGTGAAAAGGAACCTCAGCAAATTCCCATCAGGAAGGAAaccaaaagcaaagaaaaaactGAAGACCTCAGAAAACACAAACTTGTTCCAGCTGAAAATACTCTCATAGCATGCAGTAGTATGAAAATTTTAGGACAGGGATGAAGCTATATAGCCTCTACACAAAAGTCTTTCCCACTataattttttaactattaACACAAAAACCAACCCCAAAGACATTCCAACTAGgaataaaatccaaaaccaaaccaaagaatccacaaacatcactttttgCAGTTGCTAAAGTAATTTGAGCTCTTTGGGAATGGGCCGAATGGCATAAGAATAACTCTAAATTACACCAAGAATTTAAGCACTacaatgaagaagaagctttATACTAGAGATAAAGCCGTTTCCACTTCCTAGTCTTCTCACAACTGAAGCTGATCAAATAGAATGAGCCACTTATCGGTAGATGTGGGAAGCTGTGCTCATAATGCAAATGAAGCGCCTCAAACTTAAGATTTAGATTCTTAAAACCTCAATCATGCATTTGTTTATCTTTTGTGAAGAACCCGTCCATCATATTGAGTTTTAACTTCCACCAAAAAAGGTTGGTCAAGGACAAAGGGAACCATTCAAATGGACATTACAGTTTCAGAGGACTTCAGATTTAGGAGAAACTATCCTATGGAAACAATCAGTTTCTGCAAAGGCTCTGAAAGAAATTACCCAAAACAGGATGATATCAAATTCTACTCGAGGTTACTGACGCAGAGAAAGCTCGCAAAAGCAATGACAACAAATGATTAATGGTCTTCCACAACTGAATAAATTGAAATAGAGACAGTAGTAGCAGAATAACTAAAGAAATCCAAACTCAATAAGTGCAGCAAGAACACACTATATAAGGAGGGCGGGGGGATTGCAACTATAAACTTACACATACTAAAGTATGAAAAAAATATGGCTGATCCAGGTCCTAAGTCGGTCCAAATCCAATTCAGGTAACACACTTACAGAAGCAGTTCTATGGGTCCTTGGAATGCAAGATGACATATTGGAAAGAAACCTACAATTTGTATTTCCCTTGCCACCAAACCAAAACAACCcctctaccccccccccccccaaaggcCATGACCCCTGAGAGTACCACCTCTTACAAGAAGGAAATGTAGACTGGAGGCCAAGGATCTAGCACCCTTGGTATGGAGTCTAATGTACAGTTTCAGAAACTAGTGGCTGAAGGACCTTCCTCTTCTCTACATACTGATGATGGAAAGAGAATTTCTGTGGGTACACAATAAATTTTTGGGACAATCCCATGTTTTGGGAGTTAGGAGGGGAAGCAAGCAACGTACTTTCTGCAGATTGGAAGAACAAAACATCTAACACTCCTAAATTACCTATAGTAACTGAAAGCACTTGGGAAAAGATTTAGATGCACTTGTAAGACAATCTTCTGAATCATTTTTATATGAATACAACATAAGACATGGATGAAAATCTATTGCCCCATCCCAAGCATGAGCAGATCTCAACTCCCTTAAAACGCCAAAAAATCCCAAGGAAGACCATTACCCTCAGTTATCAGACAATTATGCACAGAAACACAATTCATCTTAAGAAGGTTATAAAATCTTGTGAATTGAGAATCTAGCACTAAAGGAGAGTTACCCCACCACCAATTTTCTCAAAATCTAATACACCTAGCATCACCGACCTCATAACGAATATATGTTGTAAGAAGGAAACAGCCGTCAAATACATAAAGGATAAGAAAACATGATTCTATGAACCATTCCAGAATCCCATTCCTTGTCCTCCAGCCCATATTTAGATTTTGATGACCATGTGCTATAGGCTATATCTTCCTCCCTCGGAATCTCTGCAACCACTTAGATTAAAGAGCATCATTTCTCCTAGGAGCATTTCCAATGGCAACTCTTTTCTTAAATAGACAAACTCACCAGATGACAAAGAAATAGCATAAAATGTCTACGCTTCGAAATGACAAACTCTTGtagcaattaaaaaaaaggaacagtTCCTCTTCTTCGCGTTAATTATGGCCAACACCAGCAACAAAAATTAGCGACTTTAACATCAGCGACCATACAAATGAAACAATCTACAAACCATTCTAGCCCATTAAAAATCCCACCATAAGCATTGTAAGATACACATTTTGTACACGAGCCCATCACATATCAAACATTAGCAAATTCATCTCACAATATTATCCCACCAGCAATCCTGAATCATCAATAGATCCACCAACCAGAAGAAAACTTTGGCAACTGATATTGCCATGAAATCATAGCAATAGCCAAGGACCTCCACCCCTCCCACTACATATTAAAGATGCCACTATACAACTCGTAAGAGACCATCAAGATATCAAACATTAGCAACTTCAAGTCACAACATGATCCCACCTGGAATGTCAAACAATCAATAGACCCAACCGACCAGAATATCACAATCCAAAAAGCTCCATTTAAGCTTCTTTCAACAGAACAGATCATAACAATAGCTGTGAACCTCCACTTCAAGTCACAACATGATCCCACCTAGAATGTCAAACAATCAATAGACCCAACCGACCAGAATATCACAATCCAAAAAGCTCTATTTAAGCTTCTTTCAACAGAACAGATCATAACAATAGCTGTGAACCTCCACCCCTTCCACAGTTTCACTTTTGATTAGTCAACCAGCCTCCCTAAACCCATTCAGCGGGATTCAGCCCTGCTCCTCTTTAATATACAATTCTAAGCGATCACTAATGTACCTAGAATTGCATCCCACATGCTTCATTGATCCCACCTTAAACTAATGAATTATCAAAAGGTATTATTCCTCTGTCCTTTGTTAGCTTCAGACTTTTCAGTATGAAGTACCCCACATCAGTTAAAAGACCTCACATCACTAGAATCAAAATCCAGGTCAACCTTTTCCAACCATTTAAGCTCAGCAGTCCACTAAATCTAGCTCTTCACTTTACCCCAGAATTTCAAATTCCTGTCATTGACTTCCCATCTTCATTGGTTTCATCCAGTCTCATTAAATCATAGATCATTTTACAAGCATCTACTTTCACCACTTACTTGTTTAGCCATGTTGACCTCTTAGATCCTTCATCATTAAATACTCCTCACCAGCTGATAGTCTAGTGTCCACCTCCAAGACTAAGAAACACAGGCTACAGGCAATAAGCAAATACACAATAGAACAATGCCCATGTATGGCTGCAGTCTATCCATCCCTCCTTCTGCTAGCTCATCTACTCAAGCCATTCTCCAACCAAAGCAGAGGTCCAAGGTGCACTGAGAGACCTGACTCTCATTAAGCTCATCAATCTCCATTATGGCCTCCTGTTTCAAAAATTTGAAACCAGTACCGAAGTTGCTTTGCAAATTCACTTTGTCGAATCCCAACAGCTCCTAGAATCAAATTAAATTAAGTTTCTCCAGAAAGTAATCtactaaaaaaatcaaataaccaaaatttcaCCAAATGTTAGTACTTTCTACAAAATTATTATCACATTGTGATAATAATGTTGCAACAAGAGTGACCataacaaccccccccccccttttttttatgtgCGTGACATAGATAATCACcacagttgtcaaggcattgtTAGGTGATGCCAAGGTAACACCTAAGCAACAAGGCAGGCCTCGATGCCCAAAATGACTAGTTGCATTATCTATCGAGgcacccaaacccaaaagatgaTCGAGAGTCGAGAGTTACGAGACATACTTGGAATATGGAAACTAAACATCGAAATATCGAAGCTGGCAAACATACCTGGAATTTGACATTTGCCCTTTGGTGGAGGGCCAGTAGGGAAAAAGGGAATGTCAGAGTTGCAAAGGGgaaatcgcataagaagaaaaggggggtggagaagagtgcacacgcacagccacacaggctactcaaaccataactcAACTATTCCATTCTGTTCAATCTATCTCCAATAAAAGACTGctaaaaataaagactaactctctaactaggaaactaattcaaataaggaaactaagaagaattgggaaaccaaatatcctacaGAGCTAACAgagtaaaataaagaaaaaagacattattttccccaaataaaatagattcttaaaatcctactagattcAAAAGCTCAAACTGGACTTGGTTCATCTTCGtttggatacccaaatgggtttgagttggtccaaggtagtgtatctgcatcaattcccctcccccctgtgttgagaaaaactcaccCACGAGTTTTGTAAAACGAGAGAATCAGCATCATTCGATCGGCATTGACAAATATAGACTTTGATGGGGCAATGATCCACCGCATCTCATGATCAACCGTCACAATCTTTTGATGGTTGTTAGCGAAAGACGTCACTTCGATGGGAATCTGATCGTGGGGTTCAACAACGTCGTTTGCTATAAAAGAGATAAGACTTAAAAGGTAGGGGTATAATAGGAAAATAACGGTAAAAAAAGAAGTCGTGGATTTTGGGGGTTACTGATTTTAGTCTACTACTCCAAAGAGGGAAAACAACAGCAGATGGTGGTTTTGGGGGTTACTGATTGTAGTCTCCTACTTGGAGTCTACTACTCCAAAGAGGGAAAACAACAGCAGATGGTGAAACGACTTCGAAGGAAGAGTCGTATGCGTGACTTCGAAGGAGGAATCGTATGTGTGACTTCAAATGAGGAAGTGTATGCGTGACTTTGTAGGAGAAAATCCAGGCAACCAACGACTTCGAAGGAGGAGGACGACTCGCTGAAGGAAGCTTCGAAACCAggtatgttttgtttttttttttggtcgttGGCTCACGCTCTCTCTGCttttcttctatctctctcttcttctttctttgatctGGGTGCTGGCTGAACCCTAGAAAGGGGTTTCGATTGAGGCACAGTGGGGGTTGTTGCAGTTGTGGAAAAGGGAGGGGTTTCTGTGGGGATCAAAGGGAGGGTGGAGTGTAACGGAGGGACGGGTTTTCTCTGCGGGAGATGGTAAAGAAAGAAGACTGTTgcagtggttttttttttttttttttttgggtttgctaatgcagtggggaagaagatggaaaggTTAGGGAGATAGGATGCAAGGGGTTTGCTGTTGTTACCACAGGACAGTAATGAGAAAGGTgtctaggaagaagaagaatgagctGAAAGAGATTgacaagaaaggataatggatccttcggctctgataccaaattggtgaaGGGACGGTGGGGAAGAAGGGAatatcagagttgcaggggggaaatcacataagaaaaagggggggggggagaagagtgcacacgcacagccacacaggctactcaaaccataactcaactattccattctattcaatctatctccaacgatggggaattacatcatatataaagagaaatagaaaactcctaaaaataaagactacctctctaactaggaaaccaattcaaaaaaggaaactaagaagaattgggaaaccaaatatcctacaaagctaacaaaataaaataaagaaaaaagacattattttccccaaataacatagATTCTTAAAATCCTAttagatccaaaaactcaaactggacctgGTTCATCTTTGTCTGGATACCCaatacccaaatgggtttgggtcggtccaaggtaatGTATCTGCATCACCCTCAGCCTTGCTTTGGTGCCACAATAACAATGGTTACTAACAAGAAATTGATGGCCAACAGATAGCCTAGAATAACTACTTCAGATATCTTGGCTAACTGGGTGAGAGTCTGAAGAGGATGGAGAGCTGGTCAGATGAAGTGGAAAGGAACTTTTAGAGTGTCACGTGATCAATTCATTCCATTAAAATACAATGGGCACAAGATGACCAATAATTTATGGAGCTAAAAGCTGAGCAATAAGGAAACAACGCATACATAAAATGACTGCAGCAGAATTAACATGTTGAGATAAATGGCAACACTATGAAGGATATAATTGCAAAATGAAAGCATTCACCAATAGAGGGATTGATTAGGAGTGACACCAATAGAGGGAAAGTTGATTTAGATGTTTTAGCTACAAACAAGTGATACAACAGAGACCAATGAACTGATTACACTGCAAATTGTAGGATAAAGGGACATTGGGTTGGTGAGAAAGATGAGAACCTACAAGTTCACAGGAAATATGGCCTCACACGTAGGGAATTAAGGAATAGGGTTTCTGCGCAGACCTCAAGCAGTTATGATGTCACCTAATGAGATGTGAGTTGATACGAGTATTTGCTTAAACTCAAGGTTCGCCCTAGTGTTATCACCTAAAAGTTATGTCTCACACCACATAAGAGTGTGATCCAATTTTATGGCAACAAGTTTTAGGAAGGATCCACTTACAAACAGCAGACTTGAGGCTCAGAAGAAGGCTGTCAACAATTCTGGTCCATAAAATGACCAGGTGGGATGTCCATAATCAAAAACTAATTATCAAGAAAAAGAATTCCATGAACAGCAACACAGTGCCAATTTCAAGGATATAATattgaaaaatgaaattacTATTCAAACCTCACCAACAAGAATTGAATTCAAGTCATTCAACAGTCAATGCTTCCATAGGCTAAATAAATGCTAACAAGGAGATGACCAATAGAAGCCAACACTAACAAACTATTGCCAAGAGACACAGCCATCAATGAAGATATCTAGACAACAATGGCAGTGACAACCAACCACAATAGCCAGTTTGTCCTTTAATCAGTCTTGTGACAGATAATCTGAACACAGGAACCCTAACTCTAAATAAACATCAACACTACTTTTACAAGAACTACTCCTCCTCCCCTTCTTACTCATGCAGCACCACTAAACAAACCAAAGCAAGGGTTCCTTACTTCCTTATCAAGTTCATGTCTGCAAACAGGAAAAATGAAAATCCTAAATTTAAAAGGATAAAATTTTGTAAAGTTTAAATGATTAAGTTGCCAAAACCCAATTCACCTCCCAAATAAGTAAAACAAACTAATTCTTACTAAGCTTAAACCCTTAAGGTTCTCATTCAGTATTCAACAACCTAAATGAGATGGTTTGCAAACAAAATCAATGTAAGAGAATGTATGAGAGTTTATTACATTCATGCTCCACATCAATGTAAGTTGTTCCTAAACATAATTGTCTAGGCATCACCTaggtgccttgttggtgtcacctagccaccttgacaactatgctccaaTATCCCTATCTTACGTGCTAGTCCCAAACAAGAGGATGGGGGAGCGCCTACCAAGATTTTCCTGGAAGACATACAGCAACTTTAACAAGACATCAAGTCGTGTACAAAAAAGGCAGCAACTAACCACTTCTCCTCTAAAACATTGCAAACTCCTTTAAGCCTTTCTAGAAGAAGGAAACCTTACAAATGCTATTTGATAAATGGGACAATAAGAGTTTTCCTTGAAATTGGCAGGAATTCATTTAGAAATATTAGAATCGCATcaccctccccccaccccacaaACATCTttcaacaaggaaaattagcagcAAATGGGCTAAATGAGGAGGGATGAAATATACAAATCAGATTGTTGACTGCAGGATCCCATTTTTCAGTAGGTTCTCACCTCAGTAAGaatatcatttatttttcctcttttacatCTTCTTTGTTACATTCCTACCTTTTACTCCCTAGATACCTACCCATTAGAAGGAATGTACAAATGAAGACTTGCTCCAACTTAAATAGGTGAACTTGAGACATGCAAACATTAAAATTGGTCCATTACTATAAAATACATCACCGACAGTATGCAAAACCATTGACTGAAGCTAgaagatacaacaacaacaacatgcaAACATTAAAATTGGTCAACTGCTATACAATACATCACTGACAGTATGCAAAACCATTGACTGAAGCTAgaagatacaacaacaactcagctttatcccaactaactggggtcggctacatggatccttgccatccattcagctctattcaaggtcaaacttgatacaaggcctataAATGACAAAGGTAAATTGAAGAAGAACCACCAATAAAATTTAAACCATATAGCATCATCTcctcacgtccctcaacattaATCGAACAACTAGTTCGAGTACTGAATCAATAAAAGTAATGTCGCTTAAATTACTATCAAGTACAATGAGATGTCCTTAAGAACAACACAAAGAAAAGGTACCAACACAAAATCTGTTCTGTTGATAACAATTCTGGAAAAAGTAATGCATAAGTAAATTGTCCTACAAGGATCCAAGAAATTAAATCTCATTCATTATCTCCTAAATCCTGGCAGCAAGATAAGACTGATAACTCATAAACTACAGTGAGGAAAGAAAAGGACCACATGTCCAGGGAAGCTGAGCGTCTGAATTTAAAAGACATGTAACAGGACAGAAAATTCATTTGACTACACAATATCCGAAAAGCCTCTGCAACAGGCCACAAGTATATATACAGGAGAAACAGACCAAATGCAATTGGAGGCCCAGTTATGGTATCCACATTGTACATCTACCTGATGGTGACAAATTTGTTGGTACCATGTTTTGCCCAGTGAGTCCTCAAATCAATAGGATTAGACAGGTTATAGCCTTCAGCAGCAAGTTTCTCCAATACCTTCTTAAAAGCTCCCTGGCTCATTTTCCGTCCCGCTATCCTCGCACCACGCCTTTTGGTACTCATTGGTAAGGGATACATAGATATGCTAGTAGTACAGCAAGCTGATTGCCACCCACCACATCCCCATCGATAACACTGTTGAGGAGTTCCAGTGCATGAACAAATTGGTATCGGAATACCTGAAATATCCATATCAACCCCATTTATGACAACTCCAGTGTTCACAAATCCAGTGTTCTTCTTCCCAGACTTTGCTCTTGGAACAGAAGAATTACTCTCATCCTTGGGCACACCAGGGGCCCGTTTACTCTTCTTTGGTTTTGGAGACTTTGGGGTGTTTGCGGTGCGGCCACCTTGCCTTTTCTTCAAAGGTGCCTCCTTTTTACCAACCTCCTCTTCCATATGAATCAACCTATCATCCTTTGATGCATCAGGTTGCTGAAGCATTTGCAGGGGATGAGCTCCAGATGCTTCTGATAGAACAGCAAAATTGGGATTACCTGGTAACACATGCAGAAACTTATCTCTCTGGTTCATCCAACCATCTCTCACAAAATCCATGGGAACTGGTGCTTCTGAAACCCCACAGTCTCTATGATGAAAAGTTCCATTGGCACTAACCATGACGGCGGATTCACGTCCTGTGAGAAGAGATTTAGTGTCTCGCTCTGCCACGGTCGACATGAGCTGTAGACCGAGATGCCCTTTAAGGGAGGATTCATAATAACCCCAATTACGGATGTTCAATCCGCTATCGTCATCCATTATATCTATAAAGGAAGAATAATCACTGATAAAATGTaatctttgttttcttcccGTTCAACCCATCTACCACATTGCCTGCTAGCAAAGCCTGCAAAACCCACAAACGATTCGAAACcagaagaaacagaaataaattcCAACAAgataacaaaaaggaaaagaacaaagaacaaagaaatcaaaatcggAACATCAGAGAATAACCAAAGCATCTGAAGAAATTGATAGCTtgaacaaggatccaacaatcAAACACCAATAAACGAAAAAAAACAGACCTAATCCTTAATAAACTCATCGTTTAGAAGGTCAAAACACCACCTTCAATGCCTAGCAAGGTCATAAACAAATACCTCGTGAATAGCATTCCGtttatcaccaaaaaaaaaaagaaaagaaaccatcttttagggttttaaactTCGATCTGTCCAAAAAAAGGACCCAAATAGAGATTACAGATTTAGAATCAGAGTTCTAATGCTTCAAAAGAGAAATCGAAATGCAAATAAAATATTACAGATTTCGGACACAGAGACAAAGAATCCAGAAAGgaactcagagagagagagagagagagaagacttaCTTGCAGGTTGAAAAATAGCTCTCTagggttcttcctcttttgtgatggggagagagaaatagaaaaaaaggagaCGAAATAGGCAAAAATCAACGAATATACTACGTTTTAGCACAACATATATAAATATcatgcttatatatatatatatttcttgttTCATTAAAAGAGATGAAATCTATTTACTATATCTTTGTTGGGAAGTAGCTGTAGTTCTGGGAGCGTAGCGTCCGCTAGCGCTCCGtaagcctctctctcctcccacatagaggggcaaatatgtcatttcattgtgtgaaaaatcaaatcttctttgaataaaaaattttaataggagagagaaagtggagTCACGGGTGAGATGTAATGTGTTGTGTGTACAGAATCTACACATTAATGTCATGgtaatctttttttctttgtttttttattttttatcacaaATTTACAGAATTGTAACACTTCACCTATATAAGATTGCACGAAAATCCTCTCCAGCGTGCCAGTGCGTCCAACATGCATCGGATGGCTAGAGCTATCCTTGGGGCATGTGTTGGATAGCTTAAGCCGTCCAATGCACATTGGACGCATTGGCGCGCTGGATAGGATTCAAACTCTATAAATTATGGGGAAATATTCTATATATAAGAGCGTGGCTCCAACATATGCACGGGGTCAATGGGAGAGCACGTGAGGGCATCAAATGGGACATCATTTGCACATTTCATGGGGGGCGgcatggtcatttcaccccatgtGTTTGTGTGCAGAGCATACACTCCTGGATAGAGTTCATTTTCCCATGAAATATATGGATCAGCTCATCAATTTTTGCCATACGAAATCTGATGCAACGATTAAAACTCTTAGATACCTAGGAAACAAGTTTGATTGGCtaaatgtcaaatttcataattaaatttaaCCATTAACGCTGCAAGGGCATATCCTACCACGTATACCCCTTGGTAGGTTTATAGTTTTCAATACTTTATTTTATCACATGGCCAATTCAATTTGGGCTAAAATTTATTAAATGAGTAAGGGACTTTGATTgttaccccccccccaaaaaaaaccagTAAGGGACCTTGATTTTTAcctattaataaaattttagtctCATCCAATTTGCCACAAGACAA containing:
- the LOC122645777 gene encoding protein BASIC PENTACYSTEINE2-like yields the protein MDDDSGLNIRNWGYYESSLKGHLGLQLMSTVAERDTKSLLTGRESAVMVSANGTFHHRDCGVSEAPVPMDFVRDGWMNQRDKFLHVLPGNPNFAVLSEASGAHPLQMLQQPDASKDDRLIHMEEEVGKKEAPLKKRQGGRTANTPKSPKPKKSKRAPGVPKDESNSSVPRAKSGKKNTGFVNTGVVINGVDMDISGIPIPICSCTGTPQQCYRWGCGGWQSACCTTSISMYPLPMSTKRRGARIAGRKMSQGAFKKVLEKLAAEGYNLSNPIDLRTHWAKHGTNKFVTIR